From the genome of Coffea eugenioides isolate CCC68of unplaced genomic scaffold, Ceug_1.0 ScVebR1_776;HRSCAF=1510, whole genome shotgun sequence:
ttagctcctagttagaggccgaattggccttgtcttaaaacattaaagttgtacggaatgacattttagaggttcttacaaaatttcaggtcaattggagtagtgtagaatgagaaaagtcgaaattactattgctgttctggttttacccgaatgtaagaatttcgcctgtaattgattgttttggttaggaatgcttccgaattggttgttgaggccttctgatgaaatgtatccctgtttcttatatttcagctggttttggaatttctggatttggacttggatagcctgatttatgatgtttccgctagaatgcgttctgtgaatctgtttttgtgattctggtgtagtatcttgcattttggacctagttacactcgaaactggactgagtagccttcttcaacattttagcctcttaagtcctgaatagATCTGCAAAATTTCCGatcaaacggatctgtgtagctggagttatgaccaaaacactcgcacctgttttgtaccctgaaattgtgtacgttttgaatttcagcttctgaccgtgcatttttttgttttgatcccgtacgatctgggtgtcaactccttcataagaaatgtatatcttggttttagcttcgaaacggtataaagtacgtcgaaatccgagttccgtagcttccgttatgatcaaaacaagattgatcatcagaactgccttgaatctggacagttctgacgggtactttgtcactcaattttcgttctggtatgagtggattcaggtcttggccaaaacatcaaagttttagcttTATGTCTCATCTTTCTAATTCCTTTGAAATTtcattatttggatttttgagctgggagttatggtccagcaaacataccctgttcgttactctagagtgcgaattcatggaacggttttctgtactttcgacctatttccgTTTAGATCCggattgaggtgtcttcatgaaaactgTAACCCTTCCTCTTATCTTCGCAatggtacctcatgtaccttgatccgacactcgtaaCTTCGTTTAGACTCAAAACAGCtttgacggcaaaatggctaggccgccattcccgtttccgtatgccgtttccgcactcgtatgtgccgattatgcctttttgcttgttttaggcatattagtagccgtttatgatattataTGATGCAATCTTCtctttcagacgttggtgagctaggtgaagccggtggggcctactagctactcctcgcggcacaaatttcaaacttttgctcttttgttcgttgagtaagtattcaggccgctcttatgtgttagttgcttatgtgtttcgatatgtatgaaaagggtacctaggcgagggtgtactttatcgcactcgacctaaaccctaatttacgcacacatttgtacatggcatatgtatatgaatcattttggaactaaaccccttgagattgtggctcggggtgacttttgagtaaattttgtgaagtttgtgagtttggggcccgatctcatgacctagatggactattcgagccggttagggcttggtcgaagttagtccaacctggtttgaggtcaccaagtttgtgaatccggttcaccggttatgtggaccaagtttgtgacccgagcttgtgaaccaagctcaatttcgttcgctcgagcaagtttgtgaggtgtctggccagagagggtgataaggtgtacggtgggagtacaagtgaagttctacggaccattatttgtggtcgacggagtgtcggcaggaggtcacacatggcaaacgatctggctttggagccacccgtatccttattatgtaatgttatttttctgcttttgctttactcttactgtgtaactgttgttacgtgaaatttacgcttttgccgcTGTTTACTTACttagcatatagcttacccctttcctttcgttttccttagcagaggccgacgcggggacttttggcacatacactagtatagttaaatttgcatgtaatagttggacaattaggatgtttgttttagttttggtggtttgtataaggaccctccttagggtctactatttggttttggttataaTTATAAGAATGTAATAGtatgagcaggtacttttgaagaatgtaattagaacacttttggggattgtatatatattgtatatagtgctctttcgatttatccagttttattactttaggttttgagtcctggcgcgagctaggcaggcggcccgccgatacccttgggttcgcccttgggagaagtggggttgtcacaggtggtatcagagcgcctaggttagaggcttgggcaagtgggacatacgcgataggtactaggcatatttgattcttttaagcTGAATGATATACTTTATCTGAAATGCCGGTGAACTGACgaattaatgttttgtaggtatgtatccgggcaGTTCGAGTAGTGCGGGACCTAGTGGCatgggaccgagacctccgagtgcgaGAGGCCCAGAGGATCGAGCGCTGCGTAATCGGGCGATCCGTTATCGGCAGAGACctggagagccttacactttgtactccccttTTGGTCAGGTGTCGCACTGACCTTGTAGGTGTTGGTATACGTACAGTTATcctgacgaggtcgtcctggcaGTGGACGATGAGCGACGCAGCCTGAGTAGTCAGTTAGAGGAggccagagaggttggccaTGGGCAGGCGATGCGTATTAGAGACTTGGAGCGGGGTCTCCGAGATGAGATGCAGAGGGTGGACGCTTTACGCCGTCAGCTTCAGGACACCCAgcagcacctcttcgctttgaAGAGGCAGCTGAAGGAGAGGGTGCAGAGTATTTCGATGGACTGCGAGGTCATtctagatatggccgcggaggcaccgcctcgagccaccggtccagaggggatggacgaggtggacacgttaggttccgttgggaacctgggccctaggggaggcgtttagggtcgcttttgtacATTTGTTTAGCTAGTGGATTACTTTTGTTAAAACTGGCATGACCACTTTCTTTCGTTATTTGGTTGActgactagatttttggagccggtgctcatgtgtacattgggttttgtaccgattggaggtcggtaatctgtaaatcttttggtgtgactttgtaaatatttgtatatatttgagtagcattttgaacttatcttttgtgtgtCTTTTGTGCATACGCTTTACGTCCGTACTTTTGCTCATAGTTTGAATAATAAGTATATGTAACGTTCCGATCTATAGACTTGTGCCCCGAAATGGACTCCGGTGGTCCAAGTAGAGCTGGAGAGCAAGGACGAGGCTCTGAAGGAAATAATGGAAATGGGCCGGATCAAgtcgctacagccatccagcggatGGCCGATCTACTAGAGCGAATGACAAATCAACAGGGCCAGGGGAGCAGTACTAGGAATCCTGGACATAATTTGGGACATAATCCGGgtaatcatgagggagaggaccgtgctttagaacggttctagaaatttgcacctcctaagtttataggtggacctaatcctgacctaGACGAGGGCTGGATGGATCGTATGTTAGAcatatttgccgcgcttaggtattcggaggagcggcagatatcctTTGCCGTCTTTCAGTTCGAAGGGGCCGCGcgagcctggtggaacgtgatcaAAGCCAAGTGGGAGCGAGAACAGACCCCCTGGACATGGGTCAATTTTActcgagaatttaatgagaaatacttgccgcccattgtgcaagagaaacgagaagatgattttatccgcctgcgtcaaggggCATCTAGTGTGGTGGAGTATGAAACTCAGTTTACAAAACTCtctcgctttgccccagagctggtgCTGACGGAACAAAAGCGAATTCGCCGCTTTACCCAAGGcttaaatgtggaaatccaggaagcaCTGGCGGCCGCACAGCTGGACACGTTTAGTCAGGCACTAGAAAAAGtacagcggattgagactgccaggGGACAAGTTAAAGCCTTTCATGACCGGAAAATGAGGCAACCCAGCTCGAACGATCCCCCGGTTGGACAGAGCTAGCGAAACGAGCCACCCGCGAAGGCGAGTAAAGGTGCAGACGGTCCACGACCTGTAAGAACTCTGAATAATTTTGGGCGAGGTCAGATAGTGCAAGAGCCCCAGAGGAGTGCCCAGCGTGGAGGGTCAAGTATGGCCACTAagccaacctgtggtttctgtgggggcaatcacactgatgaaaattgctggaaaaatagttcggtacggaaatgcttcaaatgtggtagtaccgaacatctgattgcccggtgccctAAGATGCAGAAGGAAGGACTCaagccaccgactgaagggaccacaactaagccgatgaatgcaggggaaaatcgacccaaagggccagcaagagtgtatgcaatgggtcaataTGAGGTGACTGACCCTTCGGCGGATTTCGAAGGTATGCTTTGATcaaagaattaatttcgaggacgaaattttcctaagtgggggagattgtgaggccccaatcAGTTCGTAAGTTAatattagggttattcattatttCGGTGTGGTTAAGTAGggttttagggctaaggaggaaaccctaatctcggttaagattgaaaaccctagtttatgtattaGTTTGAATGGTTAGCAAACTCtggattagcaaacctctagtgttacaatttattagaaagctta
Proteins encoded in this window:
- the LOC113758900 gene encoding uncharacterized protein LOC113758900 codes for the protein MSSYPDEVVLAVDDERRSLSSQLEEAREVGHGQAMRIRDLERGLRDEMQRVDALRRQLQDTQQHLFALKRQLKERVQNLCPEMDSGGPSRAGEQGRGSEGNNGNGPDQVATAIQRMADLLERMTNQQGQGSSTRNPGHNLGHNPELVLTEQKRIRRFTQGLNVEIQEALAAAQLDTFSQALEKVQRIETARGQVKAFHDRKMRQPSSNDPPVSHRPCRCWYTYSYPDEVVLAVDDERRSLISQLEEAREVGHGQAMRIRDLERGLRDEMQRADALRRQLQDTHQHLFAVKRQLKERVRSISMDCEVILDMAAEAPSRATGPEGMDETCAPKWTPVVKVELESKDEALKEIMEMDRIKSLQPSSGWPIY